A region of the Rhodothermales bacterium genome:
AGAACGAGGTGGCACGGCTGAGTAGTTCATCGGCACTGCGAATCGGGAAGTTGAGAAGAGGCAGAAAGTCGGACATGGCGCAGAGGGAAGTACTCGTATTCCTTATCGGTTTTGCAAACTACGAGAAACGCCGGTCTGAAATCCGTGGACCGTCGCGAACAACGCTGTGATGACGAGGGCAGGTTCGTTGCAGCAAGCGTCGCCTCGTTCCAGCCTTCGGCCCACCTGTATTGTGACGCAGACTCCGGAATGAGGCCTCAGTCTTGTCAACCGGCCGCCCGGATCGGTCGGTCGACGCTCCGCTCAAGGGAACCCAAGTAGCGCTGCGCCGTGCTGACAGCCGGCCGGTTGTATTCAAGACACACCTCAGCGGAATGGATTTGAAGTCGAAGGCGAACGTTGCACCGACCGTCAGGGTATGCCGCAGCGGAGGTGTATTGTTCGTGTCGGTTCTGGCTCTCGCGTTGTCGTCGTGTGCTCTGTTCGGTGGTGGTATTAGGTCCGAGCTTCACGAGTACGAAATGGTGAACGTACCCGGGGGCCAGTATCAGATGGGCGATGTGTTTGATGGAGCGAACTCGGATGCTATTCCGGTACACAGCGCAGACGTTATCCGTTTTCGCATGGGTCGCACCGAGGTGACGTATGAGCAGTATGATGCGTTCGCACGAGCTACCGGCAGACGTCTGCCCGACGATTTCGGTCGCGGTCGCGGTAGTCGTGCAGTGGCGGATGTCGACTGGAACGACGCGCTGGCGTTCTGCGCTTCCTACGGCTATCGCCTTCCTACCGAACCCGAGTGGGAATATGCGGCTCGAAGTCTCGGCCAGGTGGAGCGGTTCGCGGGTACCGATGACGAAACGCTGAGAGACGACTTCGTTCGCCATCGAGACAATTCCGTGTCTTCTGCGACGTACGTGGCCACCAAACGCCCCAACGGGCTCGGATTGTTCGACATGAGCGGTAATGTCTTTGAATGGATTGGAGACTACTACCAGTTCTACCCGCAGCCGGGATCGCAGGCCGTCTGGTCCGACTTTGAGATCTCGGACATGCGGATCATTCGCGGCGGGAGCTTCCGGAATGCTCCAGAGCATGCGCAGGCTTTCTGGCGGTCCGGTACGCTTCGGGACGTCCGATCGGAGATTATTGGATTTCGATGCGCAGCTGAGTGGAAATAGGAGGTTATGGCCTCGTTCTGTAGTCGCAGAGCGCTGTCAGCATTGCTATTTCACTACCTCGTTCCTGCCAGATTGATGGTAATCGGGATAGGATCACCATGCGAAATCCAGGCCTGGCAGCCCGAAATGTTCGGTCACGACTTGGTACCATTGCAGGCCACATTGTGCATTCTCGCGTCGCCTGGGCGGTCGCTTGGGCGATGAAGACCGGTCGAAACCCTTAACCATAGACTGTTTCGCGACGATAATAGGGCTGGAAGCAAGGCTTTGGTGTACCGAACCGACCACTAACCACCTCGCCCGAGGTTGCCATGAGTCAAGCACAATTTCTGATGATTACCCTTGGGGTGATCCTCGTTGGCATTGCCGTGATCCTCGGAATACGCGGGTTTGGCGAAGGCCAGAAGAAGGCCAACCTGGACGCGCTCACAGCAGACGCGTACGAGATCGCTGTCGACGGAATCCGGTGGATGCGAAAGCCCGAATTCTTCGGAGGCGGAGGAGACAATTGTGACGTGAGCGCCTGCGACTGGAGCGATGCGAGCCTGGAAGCCTTTGGCTACGGTTCCGGAGACGACGGTAACTACCATTCCTATCATGGAATCATTGAGGTCGACCCGATCTCGGACCCGACCAGTCTCGTGATTCGAGGGACGAACGCCGTGATGGGCAACCAGGTTGTCATTACGGTCAAGCGGCCTCACTCCGACTCCGTCTACACCGTCATCGACCCGGGATTCAGACCCTAGCACGGTCGACATTCAAGATTCAACAAAGCCTCGACCCAATTCTTCGGGTCGGGGCTCTTTGCATTGGTCAATGCCAGTTCCCGGACACGGCCAGCGACATGCGCCGGCCAGTAGTTCTCGGAGCGAGCTACCCGCTCTTGGCCGGAATGCCCCGGCGGGACTTCGAATCGTGTCTGGCACAATCGGCGGAATCGGTGTGTTGAGACCTTTGTAAGGTAATGCCTGCCAACACCGCGCGACTCTGGTGCCTATTGCTGCACAATCGTTTTCCGTACTCTGTTGCAAAGGAATTGCCTCTGCAGCAAACCGTGAAGGACATGGCGAAGATCGAAGAGATTGTTGGCAGGCAGGTCGCCGCATGGGGTCAGAGTCTGGATGTCGCGGCAAGGGAGGGAAAGCGCCCTGAGCATTGGCCGATCATTACGGTTTCGCGAGAGTTCGGCGCGCGCGGTGCGGCACTGGCAGGCCGGCTTTGTGAGAGGCTGGAGTTCAGTCTCTGGCACAAGGAACTGGTACAAGCGATAGCGGAGGATTCCGACGCCAGCGAAGACGTCATGGCATCGCTCGACGAACGGCGTCAGAAATCAGTGGAAGATGCCGTGCTCGGTGCGTTGATGGGCAGCAAGGTCACAAACGTACAGTACGTGCGATCCCTGATGCGACTCGTGCAGGTGATCGCGATTCACGGGAGTGCGGTCATCGTTGGTCGAGGCGCCAATTTTATATGCAAGCCGGACTCCACGCTTCGTCTGCGCGTCGTATCGCCACTGGACGATCGCGTGTCGGGTTACAGTCGGCTCAAGAAGATTTCTGAGCGAGAAGCCCGGCAGCAGGTTGTTCGGACAGATGCAGAGCGGGCGGATTTTGTTCAGCATCATTTTCGCAGCGGCGTGGATGAGGCGTGGAGTTACGATATGGTGCTGAACTCGTCCACGTACTCTCTGGACGACATGGTCGAGATCGTGCTGCTAGCCTATCGAACGAAGTTTGGCAGGCTACCGAAAACTGCGTAGCTCATGTACCCATTTGTGTTGTGATTCGCGACCCGCATGTCGGGCCTCTCAGCTACGCGCTGTTGATTTCGGCTGGAGGCTGTGGCTATCATGGTGAAGATCGAAGATTGAGGTGCGAGCCGGAAACCAAGTGGAGACGCACATGCTGAAGTCGGGTCTGCCGCGTCATGAACAGATCAGCACGTCCCTGCGAGATCAGATCGAGGGCGGCAAATATTTACCTGACGATCAACTTCCTTCAGAGAGTCAACTTGGAGCTCAGTTTGGCGTGAGCCGGATCACCGTTCGCCGTGCACTTCACACGCTGGAAAACGAACAACTGATCTACCGGAGGCAGGGTCTGGGATCCTTCGTGCGCGCCCGACCAAAGCCACACGGTCTCGTGTACCTGACGGATTTTGTTGAGGACATGAAGCGTGCGGGACTGGCGGCGTCATCCCGACTTATCGAGCAGGGATCCGAGGAGGCGTCGCCAGTCGTTGCAGCGGCGCTCGACTTGAAGCAGGGCGAAGAGGTGTTTCGGATTGATCGTGTCCGTCTCGGCGATGGAGATGCGATCGCATTCGACCGCACGTGGCTTCCCATTGTGTACGGCAACTTGCTGGAGCATGGCGATCTGGGCCACAAGACGATCTACCATCTGCTTGAACACGAGTTCGGGATCACGATCGTCGGAGGACGTTACCGGATGGAGGCGGTCAACGCACGCGCGGATGTGGCCGAGTATCTCGGCGTTCCGTGGGGCCGGGCGCTATTTCTTATCGAGCGCACCTCGTGGACCGTTGGAGAAAGGCGGGTCTACTACCAGCAGCGATACTACCGGAGTGACCTGGTCGCGTTTGAGCTGGAGTTGAAACGCGGTCGCGAAACGGACACGACA
Encoded here:
- a CDS encoding SUMF1/EgtB/PvdO family nonheme iron enzyme, translating into MVNVPGGQYQMGDVFDGANSDAIPVHSADVIRFRMGRTEVTYEQYDAFARATGRRLPDDFGRGRGSRAVADVDWNDALAFCASYGYRLPTEPEWEYAARSLGQVERFAGTDDETLRDDFVRHRDNSVSSATYVATKRPNGLGLFDMSGNVFEWIGDYYQFYPQPGSQAVWSDFEISDMRIIRGGSFRNAPEHAQAFWRSGTLRDVRSEIIGFRCAAEWK
- a CDS encoding cytidylate kinase-like family protein; protein product: MAKIEEIVGRQVAAWGQSLDVAAREGKRPEHWPIITVSREFGARGAALAGRLCERLEFSLWHKELVQAIAEDSDASEDVMASLDERRQKSVEDAVLGALMGSKVTNVQYVRSLMRLVQVIAIHGSAVIVGRGANFICKPDSTLRLRVVSPLDDRVSGYSRLKKISEREARQQVVRTDAERADFVQHHFRSGVDEAWSYDMVLNSSTYSLDDMVEIVLLAYRTKFGRLPKTA
- a CDS encoding GntR family transcriptional regulator — protein: MLKSGLPRHEQISTSLRDQIEGGKYLPDDQLPSESQLGAQFGVSRITVRRALHTLENEQLIYRRQGLGSFVRARPKPHGLVYLTDFVEDMKRAGLAASSRLIEQGSEEASPVVAAALDLKQGEEVFRIDRVRLGDGDAIAFDRTWLPIVYGNLLEHGDLGHKTIYHLLEHEFGITIVGGRYRMEAVNARADVAEYLGVPWGRALFLIERTSWTVGERRVYYQQRYYRSDLVAFELELKRGRETDTTGSKRRAMPLREFEPVFAKGSRPREGRSARSGDVMID